In Brevibacillus brevis, a genomic segment contains:
- a CDS encoding helix-turn-helix domain-containing protein, translating into MSVIIMGFKDRLKELRSKKRLTQEALAAALEIPESTIRRYESSDDNIPRRERLEKIADYFGVSVDYLLGRTDDPAPSDKKDDKEARMGLAFITGGEDLTEEEAEYLKESLELFRRMKERRAKEREK; encoded by the coding sequence ATGAGCGTGATAATAATGGGGTTTAAAGATAGACTTAAGGAACTTCGGTCAAAAAAAAGGCTAACACAAGAGGCTCTTGCAGCAGCCTTAGAAATTCCGGAATCGACGATCCGCCGTTATGAATCGTCTGATGATAACATTCCGAGGCGTGAGCGCTTAGAAAAGATTGCCGACTACTTCGGGGTTTCCGTCGATTATCTCCTCGGTCGTACTGACGATCCTGCCCCTTCCGACAAAAAGGACGATAAAGAGGCACGCATGGGCCTTGCCTTTATTACTGGCGGAGAAGATCTTACCGAAGAGGAAGCTGAGTATTTAAAAGAGAGCTTGGAACTGTTCCGTAGGATGAAAGAAAGACGAGCGAAGGAACGGGAAAAATAA
- a CDS encoding helix-turn-helix transcriptional regulator, translating to MKGNEKKLAPRQNLIKSRKDRGMTQDDLAAMANLSRAMLSNIERGYTLPSLPTAYRIAKVLKRSIEYLFFEDNAQKMSEDKSA from the coding sequence GTGAAAGGAAATGAAAAAAAACTCGCCCCTCGCCAGAATTTAATTAAGTCACGTAAAGATCGTGGGATGACCCAAGACGATCTGGCAGCCATGGCAAATCTTTCTCGTGCAATGCTTTCAAATATCGAGCGAGGGTATACATTACCGTCATTGCCAACTGCGTATCGGATTGCAAAGGTTTTGAAACGTTCAATTGAGTATCTTTTTTTTGAAGATAACGCTCAAAAAATGAGTGAAGATAAATCCGCCTGA
- a CDS encoding helix-turn-helix domain-containing protein, producing MNQGILTPAECAKYIGVHRDTIYAMVRKKEIPHFRVRSRIFFRVESIDAWMREQEQKNTKSSA from the coding sequence ATGAATCAAGGAATACTGACCCCCGCTGAATGTGCGAAATACATCGGCGTCCACCGTGACACGATTTACGCGATGGTTCGCAAAAAGGAAATCCCGCATTTTCGGGTTCGCTCCCGCATTTTCTTCCGAGTTGAGAGCATCGACGCCTGGATGCGTGAACAGGAACAGAAAAACACCAAGTCTTCGGCCTAG